In Aequorivita sp. H23M31, a single window of DNA contains:
- a CDS encoding nucleotidyltransferase family protein, whose protein sequence is MNPEINKIIIETLLPIEPKQIAVFGSYARGEMTEESDIDVLYDFKKCISLFDLVGMKLDLEERLKRKIDLVSKKGLKEWIKPFVMRDLNTIYEKD, encoded by the coding sequence ATGAATCCCGAGATAAACAAAATAATAATCGAAACGCTTTTGCCCATTGAACCGAAACAGATTGCTGTTTTTGGGAGTTATGCGCGTGGGGAAATGACCGAGGAGAGTGATATTGACGTTTTATACGATTTTAAGAAATGCATCTCTTTGTTTGATTTGGTTGGAATGAAGTTGGATTTGGAAGAAAGACTTAAACGAAAAATTGACTTGGTTTCAAAAAAGGGTCTTAAAGAGTGGATAAAACCTTTCGTAATGCGGGACTTAAATACAATTTATGAAAAAGATTAA
- a CDS encoding HepT-like ribonuclease domain-containing protein translates to MGEATKRLDNNFKTKYPDVPWKKMAAFRDVLIHDYERLIPEMILKTPEEDLPNLKRQLLHILENEK, encoded by the coding sequence ATAGGAGAGGCCACCAAAAGATTAGATAATAATTTCAAAACAAAATATCCAGACGTGCCTTGGAAGAAAATGGCTGCTTTTAGAGATGTTTTAATTCACGATTACGAAAGGCTGATCCCTGAAATGATTTTAAAAACACCTGAAGAAGACCTGCCAAATTTAAAACGGCAATTACTTCACATCCTCGAAAACGAAAAATAG